One Mailhella massiliensis DNA segment encodes these proteins:
- a CDS encoding thioredoxin family protein, whose amino-acid sequence MITEIDTAGYDSMDKSGVMMVEFYSKTCGPCKMLSFVLKDISKNDPDFRIFTVDFDANQDLKERCGVKGFPTMLFMKDGAEVSRLEGLKQKPAIIQEIEKLKA is encoded by the coding sequence ATGATTACGGAAATCGATACCGCCGGCTATGACAGCATGGACAAATCCGGCGTCATGATGGTGGAATTCTATTCCAAGACCTGCGGCCCCTGCAAAATGCTTTCCTTCGTGCTGAAGGACATCAGCAAGAACGACCCCGACTTCCGCATCTTCACCGTCGACTTCGACGCCAACCAGGACCTCAAGGAACGCTGCGGCGTGAAGGGCTTCCCCACCATGCTCTTCATGAAGGACGGCGCCGAAGTTTCCCGCCTCGAAGGCCTGAAGCAGAAGCCCGCCATCATTCAGGAAATCGAAAAGCTCAAGGCCTGA
- a CDS encoding PLP-dependent aminotransferase family protein: MVLLEGEKETRGYFIVAARASDVDVMPPPAPLPPAAAWPARGEETPAGQPGEKEEPSRMNLGFIAPFEYLNPSLREALNSMLHDMDAGTVAGLQSYHRPAGMERHREAGALWAARYGVPVSGRDLLVCAGSQHALMTILLTLCTPGDRIAAESLSYPLLRQMSWRLRLPLVPVRTDACGMLPDALENACRNGGVKAVYLMPSCRNPTLTRMPESRRKELVEVCRRHDVLIIEDDVYALAFAAPQAPAFAALAPERTCFIAATSEILGGGLRVAYLCPPQHALDELERSISHTISMVPPLMAELAARWITDGTADAVLAAKRKEAAARNALARDILDGFPLMSRSTGFFCWLGLPDSRTGRNVAVQAKERGVIVAEGEHFRMGHGAAENGVRLALGGVQSREELAAALGIIRSILES; encoded by the coding sequence ATGGTGCTGCTCGAAGGTGAAAAGGAAACCCGCGGCTACTTCATCGTAGCTGCCAGAGCCTCGGACGTGGACGTCATGCCGCCCCCGGCCCCGCTGCCCCCCGCCGCGGCATGGCCTGCCCGCGGGGAAGAGACTCCCGCCGGACAGCCCGGGGAGAAGGAAGAACCTTCCCGCATGAACCTCGGCTTCATTGCGCCTTTTGAATATCTGAATCCTTCCCTGCGTGAGGCGCTGAACAGCATGCTGCACGACATGGATGCGGGAACCGTGGCCGGGCTCCAGAGCTATCACCGCCCGGCGGGCATGGAACGCCACCGCGAGGCCGGAGCGCTCTGGGCGGCCCGCTACGGGGTGCCCGTATCCGGCAGAGACCTTCTTGTCTGCGCAGGTTCGCAGCATGCGCTCATGACCATACTGCTCACGCTCTGCACACCGGGCGACCGCATCGCCGCGGAAAGCCTGAGCTATCCGCTGCTGCGCCAGATGTCCTGGCGGCTCCGCCTTCCTCTTGTCCCCGTACGCACCGACGCCTGCGGCATGCTGCCGGACGCACTGGAAAACGCCTGCAGAAACGGCGGAGTAAAGGCCGTTTATCTCATGCCCTCCTGCCGCAACCCCACGCTGACGCGCATGCCGGAATCCCGACGGAAGGAACTTGTGGAGGTATGCCGCAGGCACGATGTCCTCATCATAGAAGATGATGTCTACGCGCTTGCCTTCGCCGCACCGCAGGCTCCTGCGTTTGCCGCACTCGCCCCCGAAAGAACCTGCTTCATCGCCGCCACCAGCGAAATTCTCGGCGGTGGCCTGCGCGTGGCCTATCTCTGCCCGCCGCAGCATGCTCTGGACGAACTTGAGCGCAGCATATCCCACACCATTTCCATGGTGCCTCCGCTCATGGCCGAACTTGCCGCCCGGTGGATAACGGACGGCACGGCGGACGCCGTGCTTGCCGCCAAAAGGAAGGAGGCCGCGGCACGCAATGCCCTTGCCCGCGATATTCTGGACGGATTTCCCCTCATGTCGCGCAGCACGGGCTTTTTCTGCTGGCTCGGCCTGCCCGATTCCCGTACGGGGAGGAATGTGGCCGTACAGGCAAAGGAACGGGGAGTGATCGTGGCCGAAGGGGAGCACTTCCGCATGGGGCACGGCGCTGCGGAAAACGGCGTGCGCCTTGCCCTCGGCGGCGTTCAGAGCCGCGAAGAACTCGCCGCGGCCCTCGGCATCATCAGAAGCATTCTCGAATCCTGA
- the pdxS gene encoding pyridoxal 5'-phosphate synthase lyase subunit PdxS, which translates to MEQGTIRLKTGLAEMLKGGVIMDVTTPEQAVIAEKAGACAVMALERVPADIRKAGGVARMADPAVVKRIMEAVSIPVMAKVRIGHMAEAAILEHLGVDYIDESEVLTPADEGHHINKHDFKVPFVCGARNLGEALRRIAEGAAMLRTKGEPGTGNVVEAVRHMRMVMGELRRLLSLPEEEVAAYAREIGAPLELLHVVRSRGRLPVVNFAAGGISTPADAALMMQLGCDGIFVGSGIFHSSNPERFARAIVRATTCYNDADVLAEVSEGLGEAMPGLEIASIAAEQRMQERGW; encoded by the coding sequence ATGGAACAGGGAACCATACGACTGAAAACGGGACTGGCCGAAATGCTGAAGGGCGGCGTCATCATGGACGTGACCACGCCGGAACAGGCGGTTATTGCCGAAAAGGCCGGAGCATGTGCGGTTATGGCGCTGGAAAGAGTTCCTGCCGACATACGCAAGGCGGGGGGTGTGGCCCGCATGGCCGACCCTGCTGTGGTGAAGCGCATCATGGAGGCGGTGAGCATTCCCGTCATGGCCAAGGTTCGCATAGGGCATATGGCGGAAGCCGCCATTCTGGAGCACCTCGGCGTGGATTACATCGACGAGAGCGAGGTGCTTACTCCGGCGGACGAGGGGCATCATATCAACAAGCACGACTTCAAGGTGCCCTTTGTCTGCGGCGCGCGCAATCTCGGCGAGGCGCTGCGCCGCATAGCCGAGGGCGCGGCCATGCTGCGTACCAAGGGGGAACCCGGCACGGGCAACGTGGTGGAAGCCGTGCGGCATATGCGCATGGTCATGGGGGAACTGCGCCGTCTTCTTTCTCTGCCGGAAGAAGAGGTGGCCGCCTATGCCAGGGAAATCGGCGCGCCGCTGGAACTTCTGCATGTCGTGCGTTCCAGGGGGCGGCTTCCGGTGGTCAATTTTGCGGCGGGAGGCATTTCCACGCCTGCCGACGCCGCGCTCATGATGCAGCTCGGCTGCGACGGCATTTTTGTGGGATCGGGCATTTTCCACTCCTCGAATCCGGAGCGTTTTGCCCGCGCCATCGTGAGGGCGACCACCTGCTACAACGATGCCGACGTGCTGGCGGAAGTGTCGGAAGGGCTGGGCGAAGCCATGCCCGGCCTTGAGATTGCCTCCATTGCCGCAGAGCAGCGCATGCAGGAGCGGGGATGGTAG
- a CDS encoding NAD(P)/FAD-dependent oxidoreductase, with translation MDKYDVIIVGGGPAGLTASIYAVRANMKTLVLDKLAPGGQIINTNEIANYTGFGTINGAELAIKMFEHSQEVGAEFDYKTVTAVIDEGDVKKVVCLEDDTVYEASAVIIATGTRPRRLHIPGEEAHTGAGISWCAVCDGAQYRGKDVVVIGGGNSAVEESIYLAGIVNKLTVVTMFDLTADPSACDKLRAMPNVTIYPYQDVLEFLGTDKLEGVRFKSTREDATERTVTCDGVFEYIGLEPTASFCADLGILDRTGCIITDAAMQTSRPGIFAAGDIIVKGLRQVATACGDGAIAANSASKYVEKLRG, from the coding sequence ATGGACAAGTACGACGTCATCATCGTGGGCGGCGGCCCCGCCGGTCTCACGGCTTCCATCTATGCCGTGCGCGCCAACATGAAAACCCTGGTGCTCGACAAGCTCGCCCCCGGCGGCCAGATCATCAACACCAACGAAATCGCCAACTACACCGGCTTCGGCACCATCAACGGTGCGGAACTCGCCATCAAGATGTTCGAGCACTCCCAGGAAGTGGGCGCGGAATTCGACTACAAGACCGTGACCGCCGTCATCGACGAAGGCGACGTGAAGAAGGTCGTCTGCCTTGAAGACGACACCGTCTACGAAGCCTCCGCCGTGATCATCGCCACCGGCACCCGTCCCCGCCGCCTGCACATTCCCGGCGAGGAAGCCCACACCGGCGCGGGCATCAGCTGGTGCGCCGTGTGCGACGGCGCGCAGTACAGGGGCAAGGACGTGGTCGTCATCGGCGGCGGCAACTCCGCCGTGGAAGAATCCATCTACCTTGCGGGCATCGTGAACAAGCTCACCGTGGTCACCATGTTCGACCTCACGGCCGATCCTTCCGCCTGCGACAAGCTGCGCGCCATGCCCAACGTGACCATCTATCCCTATCAGGACGTTCTGGAATTTCTCGGTACGGACAAGCTTGAAGGCGTGCGCTTCAAGTCCACCAGGGAAGACGCCACGGAACGCACCGTGACCTGCGACGGCGTGTTCGAATACATCGGGCTTGAACCCACCGCCTCCTTCTGCGCCGACCTCGGCATTCTCGACCGTACCGGCTGCATCATCACCGACGCCGCCATGCAGACCTCCCGCCCCGGCATCTTCGCCGCCGGCGACATCATCGTCAAAGGCCTGCGCCAGGTGGCCACCGCCTGCGGCGACGGCGCCATCGCCGCGAACAGCGCTTCCAAGTATGTAGAGAAACTGAGAGGATAA
- a CDS encoding alanine/glycine:cation symporter family protein — MEFLEKAIAFSNDILWSYVLIVMLIALGLWFSFRTGFVQLRLFREMLRLLREGVSHDGGHTHISSFQAFCISTASRVGVGNIAGIAIAIMVGGPGAIFWMWVIAVIGAASGFVESTLAQIYKVRDPKTFGFRGGPAYYIRNCLGSRSAAALFAVLISVTFGLCFNSVQANTITLSLQSSFGIDRALGGAGITILSAIVIFGGLKRIAHLSSWLVPVMATLYLLIALVIVLMNITHIPAMFVTIISQAFSPDAAVGGIGAAILTGAKRGLFSNEAGMGSVPNAAATAFVSHPVKQGLVQALGVFVDTLLVCTASACIVLLYEGYADAGKTGIELVQLALTSHLGSFAGVLLSFMVFLFAFSSIAGNYYYGESNIQFFSTRPEPLLIFRVLVVAMVAFGSVADLPFVWNLADLFMALMAIVNLVAIALLGRNAFIALKDYSAQKKAGIADPVFHPEQLPDRRGIEAWEEK; from the coding sequence ATGGAATTTCTTGAAAAGGCGATCGCCTTCTCCAACGACATCCTCTGGTCGTATGTTCTTATCGTCATGCTGATAGCCCTCGGGCTCTGGTTCTCCTTCCGCACGGGCTTCGTGCAGCTTCGCCTGTTCCGGGAAATGCTGCGTCTTCTGAGGGAAGGCGTGAGCCACGACGGCGGGCACACCCACATCAGTTCCTTCCAGGCCTTCTGCATCAGCACCGCCTCGCGCGTGGGCGTGGGCAACATCGCGGGCATAGCCATCGCCATCATGGTGGGCGGCCCCGGAGCCATCTTCTGGATGTGGGTCATCGCCGTCATCGGCGCGGCCTCGGGCTTCGTGGAAAGCACGCTCGCCCAGATATACAAGGTGCGGGACCCGAAAACCTTCGGCTTCCGGGGCGGCCCGGCCTACTACATCCGCAACTGCCTCGGCAGCAGAAGCGCCGCAGCGCTCTTTGCCGTGCTCATATCCGTGACCTTCGGGCTCTGCTTCAACTCCGTGCAGGCCAACACCATCACCCTTTCCCTGCAGTCCTCCTTCGGCATCGACCGCGCTCTGGGCGGAGCGGGCATCACCATCCTTTCCGCCATCGTCATCTTCGGCGGACTGAAGCGCATCGCCCACCTGAGCAGCTGGCTCGTGCCCGTCATGGCCACGCTCTACCTTCTCATCGCGCTCGTCATCGTGCTGATGAACATCACGCACATTCCCGCCATGTTCGTCACCATCATTTCCCAGGCCTTCTCCCCCGACGCCGCGGTGGGCGGCATAGGCGCGGCCATCCTTACCGGCGCCAAGCGCGGCCTCTTCTCCAACGAGGCGGGCATGGGTTCCGTGCCCAACGCCGCGGCCACGGCCTTCGTTTCCCACCCCGTAAAGCAGGGGCTCGTGCAGGCGCTCGGCGTGTTCGTGGACACGCTCCTCGTGTGCACCGCCTCGGCCTGCATCGTGCTCCTTTATGAAGGCTACGCCGACGCGGGCAAGACCGGCATCGAACTTGTGCAGCTGGCGCTTACCTCGCATCTCGGCAGCTTTGCGGGCGTGCTGCTTTCCTTCATGGTCTTTCTCTTCGCCTTCAGCTCCATTGCGGGCAACTACTACTACGGCGAAAGCAACATTCAGTTCTTCAGCACCCGGCCCGAGCCGCTTCTCATCTTCCGCGTGCTCGTGGTGGCCATGGTGGCCTTCGGTTCCGTGGCCGATCTGCCCTTCGTATGGAACCTCGCCGACCTGTTCATGGCGCTCATGGCCATCGTGAACCTCGTGGCCATCGCCCTGCTCGGCAGAAACGCCTTCATCGCCCTGAAGGACTACTCGGCGCAGAAGAAGGCGGGCATAGCCGACCCGGTGTTCCACCCCGAACAGCTCCCGGACCGGCGCGGCATAGAAGCCTGGGAAGAAAAGTAA
- a CDS encoding Crp/Fnr family transcriptional regulator gives MKSFSMPLPPLPGNNPLGSLPDGGKRPPLPDMETCRNFLMRFSREITVPRGTKLMINRVFYLLEGTVTLTVVSATGERHSLVYFEPGDLLSFMPSVNHTYAIPHEAFDFLLYNESLSMFAKTPCRLICTDHREFMRHMDEEPVKTLLIRGLAANLLKVIVQSVNNCTLPATVRVCRMLSVFMQQDAPHAIPRYLTHTEIAGHLSLHVMTVTKIFQSLRKEGILDREHGITFVKDPARLMSLASQQSLLSYKNSDIRAYPA, from the coding sequence ATGAAGAGCTTCTCCATGCCCCTGCCTCCGCTTCCCGGCAACAACCCTCTCGGTTCTCTGCCGGACGGCGGAAAAAGGCCGCCCCTTCCCGACATGGAAACATGCCGGAACTTCCTCATGCGCTTCAGCAGGGAAATCACCGTTCCGCGCGGTACGAAACTCATGATCAACCGGGTGTTCTACCTGCTTGAGGGAACCGTGACGCTCACGGTCGTTTCCGCCACGGGGGAACGCCATTCCCTGGTGTATTTCGAGCCCGGCGACCTGCTCAGCTTCATGCCCTCGGTGAACCACACCTATGCCATTCCTCACGAGGCCTTCGACTTTCTGCTGTACAACGAATCGCTCTCCATGTTCGCCAAAACGCCCTGCCGCCTCATCTGCACCGACCACAGGGAATTCATGCGCCACATGGACGAGGAACCCGTGAAGACCCTGCTCATCCGGGGACTTGCCGCCAACCTGCTCAAGGTCATCGTGCAGTCCGTGAACAACTGCACCCTGCCCGCCACGGTGCGGGTGTGCCGTATGCTTTCCGTGTTCATGCAGCAGGATGCCCCCCACGCCATTCCCCGCTACCTCACCCATACGGAAATCGCCGGGCACCTTTCCCTGCACGTCATGACCGTGACCAAAATCTTTCAGTCCCTGCGCAAGGAAGGCATTCTGGACAGGGAACACGGCATCACCTTTGTGAAAGACCCCGCGCGCCTCATGAGCCTGGCCTCCCAGCAGAGCCTGCTCTCCTACAAGAATTCCGACATACGCGCCTATCCGGCCTGA
- the pdxT gene encoding pyridoxal 5'-phosphate synthase glutaminase subunit PdxT, translating to MVGALHIGVLALQGAFREHRLALESCGAKVTEIRRRPGDSACAGLEKFDGIVLPGGESTVMGRLLEEEGLLEPLRDCARMGMPVYGSCAGLILMCREVEDADGSPMKQPVLGLLDARVRRNAFGRQTESFETRLDVAGAAGDMEAVFIRAPLIVSHGPDVEVLSLVDGPLGRSPAAVRQGNLLATSFHPELTADRRIHSFFLNLCLDGRKGAGSI from the coding sequence ATGGTAGGCGCTCTTCATATCGGCGTGCTCGCGCTTCAGGGGGCGTTTCGCGAACACCGGCTGGCGCTGGAGAGCTGCGGCGCGAAGGTGACGGAAATCCGGCGGCGTCCCGGAGATTCGGCCTGCGCAGGGCTGGAAAAGTTTGACGGCATCGTTCTGCCGGGCGGGGAGAGCACCGTCATGGGCAGACTTCTTGAAGAAGAGGGACTGCTTGAGCCTTTAAGGGACTGCGCGCGCATGGGCATGCCCGTGTACGGAAGCTGTGCCGGACTCATTCTGATGTGCCGGGAAGTGGAAGATGCGGACGGTTCCCCCATGAAGCAGCCGGTGCTCGGTCTTCTGGATGCCAGGGTGCGCCGCAACGCCTTCGGCAGACAGACGGAAAGCTTTGAGACAAGGCTGGATGTCGCGGGTGCGGCAGGCGATATGGAGGCGGTGTTCATCCGTGCGCCGCTCATCGTTTCCCATGGGCCGGATGTGGAGGTGCTTTCTCTGGTGGATGGGCCTCTCGGCCGCAGTCCTGCGGCGGTAAGGCAGGGCAATCTGCTTGCCACGTCGTTTCACCCGGAACTTACGGCCGACAGGCGGATACACAGCTTTTTTCTGAATCTGTGCCTTGACGGAAGAAAAGGCGCAGGAAGCATCTGA
- a CDS encoding aryl-sulfate sulfotransferase has translation MSNKVMHTYSDHLITRQNRAEKEFLAAFEAEKPTLENAHVLVNPYFINPLCALILFKSEKPASATMTLHGKRNARENIVHTFPEGTDHFIPVIGLYEGIATDVTVELSTGEKKTFSIQSQPLPEDVCRCRNINTSMDYFGNNFMFLTPAGKNLPTAYDYMGDIRWLLTENTMFDIKRVKNGNIMTGSHRFCHMPYCSTGLIELNLLGKIYKEYRMPGNYHHDHFEMPDGNILALTQDFTTSTVEDMIALLDRETGEVLRTWDYKTFLPQNVGGSGSQDAHDWFHNNALWYNEKNNTITISGRHQDAVVNFDYETSKLNWIIGDPEGWPEDMQKYFFKPVGDLDNFDWQYEQHACVVCPDGDIMCFDNGQYRSKVKEKYIRNRDNFSRGVRYRIDTEKMEIEQVWQYGKELGQSFFSPYICNVEYYDEGHYLIHSGGIGWKDGYASDKLGAFINPKKEPGTDICAKTVEQKDGVVMYSMEVDGNFYRAEKLFPYHDGDNAAFGEGKLLGHLDVTPTFDTIPDVPESQQVIDSWHQVNIEEDEDRLVFHGRFARGSLVMVLLEGEKETRGYFINTAASYHLAMCSGAYLEEDDRVIKQNISKEGLSGKYEIKVLVEDTKYQTGVSIFC, from the coding sequence ATGAGCAACAAAGTGATGCACACCTACAGCGACCACCTCATCACCCGCCAGAACCGTGCCGAAAAAGAATTCCTCGCGGCCTTCGAAGCGGAAAAGCCCACCCTTGAAAACGCCCATGTTCTGGTCAACCCCTACTTCATCAACCCCCTCTGCGCGCTGATTCTCTTCAAGAGCGAAAAGCCCGCCTCCGCCACCATGACCCTTCACGGCAAGCGCAACGCCCGTGAAAACATCGTGCATACCTTCCCCGAAGGCACCGATCATTTCATTCCGGTCATCGGTCTGTACGAGGGCATCGCCACCGACGTGACCGTGGAACTTTCCACCGGCGAAAAGAAGACCTTCTCCATCCAGTCCCAGCCCCTGCCTGAAGACGTGTGCCGCTGCCGCAACATCAACACGTCCATGGACTACTTCGGCAACAACTTCATGTTCCTCACCCCGGCCGGCAAGAACCTGCCCACCGCCTACGACTACATGGGCGACATCCGCTGGCTGCTCACCGAAAACACCATGTTCGACATCAAGCGCGTGAAGAACGGCAACATCATGACCGGTTCCCACCGCTTCTGCCACATGCCCTACTGCTCCACGGGCCTCATCGAACTCAACCTGCTCGGCAAGATCTACAAGGAATACCGTATGCCGGGCAACTACCACCACGACCACTTCGAAATGCCCGACGGCAACATCCTGGCCCTCACCCAGGACTTCACCACGAGCACCGTGGAAGACATGATCGCCCTGCTCGACCGTGAAACCGGCGAAGTGCTGCGTACCTGGGACTACAAGACCTTCCTGCCCCAGAACGTGGGCGGCTCCGGTTCTCAGGATGCCCACGACTGGTTCCACAACAACGCCCTGTGGTACAACGAAAAGAACAACACCATCACCATTTCCGGCCGTCATCAGGACGCCGTGGTGAACTTCGACTACGAAACCAGCAAGCTCAACTGGATCATCGGCGACCCCGAAGGCTGGCCTGAAGACATGCAGAAGTACTTCTTCAAGCCCGTGGGCGACCTCGACAACTTCGACTGGCAGTATGAACAGCACGCCTGCGTGGTCTGCCCCGACGGCGACATCATGTGCTTCGACAACGGCCAGTACCGCTCCAAGGTGAAGGAAAAGTACATCCGCAACCGCGACAACTTCTCCCGCGGCGTGCGCTACCGCATCGACACCGAAAAGATGGAAATCGAACAGGTGTGGCAGTACGGCAAGGAACTCGGCCAGAGCTTCTTCTCCCCCTACATCTGCAACGTGGAATACTACGACGAAGGCCACTACCTCATCCACTCCGGCGGTATCGGCTGGAAGGACGGCTATGCCTCCGACAAGCTCGGCGCCTTCATCAACCCCAAGAAGGAACCCGGTACCGACATCTGCGCCAAGACCGTGGAACAGAAGGACGGCGTGGTCATGTACTCCATGGAAGTGGACGGCAACTTCTACCGTGCCGAAAAGCTCTTCCCCTACCATGACGGCGACAACGCCGCCTTCGGCGAGGGCAAGCTCCTCGGCCACCTCGATGTGACCCCCACCTTCGACACCATCCCCGACGTGCCCGAATCCCAGCAGGTCATCGACTCCTGGCATCAGGTCAACATCGAGGAAGACGAAGACCGCCTGGTCTTCCACGGCCGCTTCGCCCGCGGCTCCCTGGTCATGGTGCTGCTCGAAGGTGAAAAGGAAACCCGCGGCTACTTCATCAACACCGCCGCTTCCTATCACCTGGCCATGTGCTCCGGCGCCTACCTTGAAGAAGACGACCGCGTGATCAAGCAGAACATCAGCAAGGAAGGCCTCTCCGGCAAGTACGAAATCAAGGTGCTCGTGGAAGACACCAAGTACCAGACCGGCGTGAGCATCTTCTGCTAA
- a CDS encoding GntR family transcriptional regulator has translation MPGTASEHTVNKKEERLHRLHALYEEADAPCLYQRVADAIEEGIKQGVFRPGDALPTQRALATEIGVTTGTATHGYACHLYTPRSVKETGRRPPGLPRPVRPRLPGHGAARR, from the coding sequence ATGCCCGGCACAGCTTCGGAGCACACGGTGAACAAAAAAGAAGAACGCCTTCACAGGCTGCACGCCCTTTATGAGGAAGCCGACGCGCCCTGCCTCTACCAGCGCGTGGCCGACGCCATTGAGGAAGGCATAAAGCAGGGGGTGTTCCGCCCCGGCGACGCCCTGCCCACACAGCGCGCCCTGGCAACCGAAATAGGCGTCACCACGGGCACGGCGACGCACGGCTATGCCTGTCACTTATACACACCTAGAAGTGTAAAAGAGACAGGACGAAGACCGCCTGGTCTTCCACGGCCGGTTCGCCCGCGGCTCCCGGGTCATGGTGCTGCTCGAAGGTGA
- a CDS encoding SLC13 family permease: MPVKSLSLGTIIHTVIGIGLMFLGHVLPCPSLVVPVSDALVAAGFPVADGNAVITITRMGMVNAMIFLGVVYLWTFVDTLWPCFLGVLMLAFSGFTPAPKVLNSFLGNPMVVMIFFTLCFATALIRSNVSSWLAQWILRRDFIIGRPWTFTAVILVTSYLLAFFEQTSICFLIWPVMYSIFDQVGFKRGDKYVSVMLVYIIVMALLSFASDPFKTGAFLLLGNVWGLAASNPGMNVPALPAASYFCFALVVSLVSIALLMAAMRFVYRVDVSPLLKLDPAVLRREPLKPMTGYQIGVLVAFALFACWILLPGIIGKDNVVGAFLAKNSLLAPLVALFLVGFVHLHGKPIADISETAAAYPWRIFLLIAVAMLLGDAMTGKGTNVTIYMEYVLRNALSGFGYVPLCIAVILLGITFTNFCNSVVLGLVLTPVLLAMCNAFGMNAGPLMACFIYAVLIAACTPAASPFAAMLFGNSQWLSPREIVTYSVSSSLIIAGVVIVIGIPLAMVIF, from the coding sequence ATGCCCGTCAAAAGTCTTTCCCTGGGAACCATCATCCATACCGTCATCGGTATCGGACTCATGTTCCTGGGCCATGTTCTTCCCTGCCCTTCCCTCGTCGTTCCCGTAAGCGACGCCCTCGTGGCCGCGGGCTTTCCCGTGGCGGACGGCAACGCCGTCATCACCATCACCCGCATGGGCATGGTCAACGCCATGATCTTCCTCGGCGTGGTCTATCTGTGGACCTTCGTCGATACGCTCTGGCCGTGTTTCCTCGGCGTGCTCATGCTCGCCTTCAGCGGCTTCACGCCCGCGCCCAAGGTGCTGAACTCCTTCCTCGGCAACCCCATGGTGGTGATGATCTTCTTCACGCTGTGCTTCGCCACCGCCCTCATCAGAAGCAACGTATCCTCGTGGCTCGCCCAGTGGATACTCCGGCGCGATTTCATCATAGGCCGCCCGTGGACCTTCACCGCCGTCATTCTGGTGACCTCCTACCTGCTCGCCTTCTTTGAACAGACCTCCATCTGCTTCCTCATCTGGCCCGTGATGTACAGCATCTTCGACCAGGTGGGCTTCAAACGCGGCGACAAGTACGTTTCCGTCATGCTGGTGTACATCATCGTCATGGCGCTGCTCTCCTTCGCTTCCGACCCGTTCAAGACGGGCGCCTTCCTCCTGCTCGGCAACGTGTGGGGCCTTGCCGCCTCGAATCCGGGCATGAACGTGCCCGCCCTGCCCGCGGCCTCCTACTTCTGCTTCGCCCTCGTCGTCTCCCTCGTTTCCATCGCCCTGCTCATGGCGGCCATGCGCTTCGTCTACCGCGTGGACGTTTCCCCCCTGCTGAAGCTCGACCCCGCGGTGCTGCGCCGCGAACCGCTCAAGCCCATGACCGGGTATCAGATAGGCGTGCTCGTCGCCTTCGCCCTCTTCGCGTGCTGGATTCTGCTGCCCGGCATCATCGGCAAGGACAATGTCGTCGGAGCCTTCCTCGCCAAGAATTCCCTGCTCGCTCCGCTGGTGGCGCTCTTCCTCGTGGGCTTCGTACACCTGCACGGAAAGCCCATCGCGGACATCAGCGAAACCGCGGCGGCCTACCCCTGGCGCATCTTCCTGCTCATCGCCGTGGCCATGCTCCTCGGCGACGCCATGACCGGCAAGGGCACCAACGTCACCATCTACATGGAATATGTGCTGCGCAACGCCCTTTCCGGCTTCGGCTACGTGCCTCTGTGCATCGCCGTCATCCTGCTCGGCATCACCTTCACCAACTTCTGCAACTCCGTGGTGCTCGGCCTCGTGCTCACGCCCGTGCTGCTCGCCATGTGCAACGCCTTCGGCATGAACGCCGGGCCCCTCATGGCCTGCTTCATCTACGCCGTGCTCATCGCCGCCTGCACCCCTGCGGCCTCGCCCTTCGCGGCCATGCTCTTCGGCAACAGCCAGTGGCTCTCTCCCAGGGAAATCGTCACCTACAGCGTCTCTTCCTCGCTCATCATCGCGGGCGTCGTCATCGTGATCGGCATCCCGCTCGCCATGGTCATTTTCTAA